The window AACTTGACTAAAAGTTGCATTATCAGATGCAATAGTCAAATCACAAACAACATGTAAAACATGACCCCCTCCAACTGCATATCCATTAACCATAGCAATAACAGGTATAGGAATTTCTCGTATTTTTTTATAAAAATCTAAAATATTTAACCTAGGGATTCCATTATTATCCAAATAACCTCCTAATCCTCTTGTATTTTGATCTCCACCAGAACAAAAAGATTTTTTACCAGATCCTGTAATAATCAATACATCTATATCTTTTCTATTACTACATATATCTATAGCATTTATCATTTCTTTTACTGTTTTCACACGAAAAGCATTATGACACCATGGTCTATTTATTTCTATTTTAGAAATTCCTTCCCAAAATAAAAACAAAATATCTTCATATTCCTTAATTGGAATCCAATTTATTTTTACGATAGAACTCATAATAAAATGAATTAAAAATTGATGTTTATTTTTACAAAATAAAATAAAAAAATTTATTATTATGTTCCGTAACATATTATCAGTATCTATAGGAGTAATAATAAGTATTACTGAAATACTTTTTTCTATTCAATTTATAAAAAGATGGTTTATAAAAATACAATTAATCCCATTAAAAAAATTAAAATATATTTTTGAAAAAGCACCTAATGAATTTTTTTTATTACTAATTTTATTTTATGCTTTTAGTGCTTTATTAGGTGGAATAATAACTGCATTTTTTGCAAAAAATGCAAAAAAAGCTTATGCTATATTAACTGGATTTATTCTATTTTTTATAGCCTTATTTCATATATTTTTATATACATTTCCATTATGGTTTAAAATGATAATACTCACTATTTTTTTACCTTTTTCATATTTAGGAGGAAATATTATAGAATTTTTACAAAGAAAAAAATAGAGAAATTAATAAATAAAAAAATCCAGAAATATAACCAATAAAAGCTATCCAACTAATTTTTTTTAAATACCAAAAAAAATTTATTTTCTCCATTCCCATAGCTGCTAATCCAGCAGCAGATCCTATAAGAAAAATACTTCCTCCTGTTCCAGATACATAAGCTATAAAATGCCATAAATCATGATCTTTTGGATAAGAAAACATAGAAATACTAGCAGCTACTAAAGGAACATTATCTATAATAGAAGAAATTAATCCAAATATAAACGTTGTTATTTTCCATGTATAAACTCTTTCATTCATCCAATGAGATAAATCATATAATATTCCCATAGATTCTAAAGAAGAAACAGAAAGTAAAATTCCAAAAAAAAATAAAATACTGGAAATATCTAATTTTCTAAAAATTTCATCTATAGATAAAATGGATTCTGATTTATATTTTGTATATACTATACAAAGAAGAATTCCTAGAGAAAACATCATTCCCATATATGGTGGGGATCCTGTAATAGTTTTAAAAATAGGAACAAATAACATTAAAAGTAAACCTATTTTTAACATAAAAAAACCATTTTTAATGTTTTCTTTTGAGGTTTTGTTTTTTTTTATATTAATGGATCCATTAAAAATAGGCATATAAGATGCTATAAAGGTAGAAATAAACATACACAAAATAGATGGAATGAATATTTTTTTAAAAAGATGCATTGTGGTTACTTTATTAGAAATCCATAACATTGTAGTGGTGATATCCCCTATTGGAGACCAAACTCCTCCGGCATTAGCAGATATAATAACTATTCCTAAATAATATAAACGTTCTTTATAATTAGAAACTGTTTTTCTTAAAAGAGATATTAAAACTATAGTTGCGGTAAGATTATCTATTATGGCAGATAATAAAAAAGAAACTAAACTTATTTTCCATAAAAATTTCCGTTTTTTTTTTGTATAAAAAAATTCTTTTAAAGCTTCAAATCCAGAATATTTTTCAACAACGGAAATAATAGACATAGCACCAATTAAAAAAAAAACAATTTCAGATGTTTTTCCTAAATGAAGTAATAATAAATATTTAGGATCTTTTTGAACTATGGAATAGTGATCTAAATCATAAACAGGGAAATTGAAAAACATAATTAATGACCAACAAAGAGTCGCCATTAAAATAGATGGAATGACTTTATTTAAAGAAAATAAATTTTCAAAAGTAATAAATAAATATCCTAAAATAAAAACTAAAATAATCATTTATTTTTATTGGAAAAACTTAATTCCATCCTGAATAAGAAGAATATTTTCCCAAAATATTTTCAATACGTAATAATTGATTATATTTTGAAGTTCGTTCAGAACGACAAATAGAACCTATTTTTATTTGTTCTATATTAAATGCAACAGCAAGATCTGCTATAAAAGTATCTTCAGTATCTCCAGAACGATGAGAAATAATATTTTTATACTTATTTTTTTTAGCTAAATGAATTGTTTCAATTGTTTCTGTTAATGTTCCTACTTGATTTACTTTTATAAGAATAGAATTTGCAATTTTTTTTTCTATTCCTTTATTTAATTTATTTACTTGAGTAACAAAAAGATCATCTCCTACTAATTGAATTTGATCTCCTATTTCGTCCGTTAATAATTTCCATCCATCCCAATCATTTTGATCCATTGCATCCTCAATAGATATAATTGGATATCTTTTAATTAAATAAGATAAATAATGAATATGTTCTTCTCTAGTTTTTTTTGAATTTTTTATTTTTTTTTCAAATTTAGAATAATCATATTTATTATTTGAATAAAATTCAGAAGCGGCACAATCTATCGCTATTCCTATTTCATCATAAGGTTCATAATTAGACATATGTATAGCTTCTAATATATGATCTAAAACATCTTCTATTCCATTAAAATTGGGAGAAAATCCACCTTCATCACCAACACTTGTTGATAAACCTTTTTTTTGTAAAAGATTTTTTAGTTGATAAAAAACTTTATGCCCCATTTGTATTGCTTCTAAAAAAGAATTAGCTTTTATAGGAACTATCATAAATTCTTGAAAAATTATAGGAGCATTAGAATGTTTTCCTCCATTAACAATATTTATTAAAGGGGTAGGAAGTTTGTATGTATAAACTCCTCCTATATATTTGTAAAGAGGAATTTTTAATTCATTAGATGCAGCTTTTGCTGTTGCTAATGAAATTCCTAAAATAGCATTAGATCCTAATCTTTTTTTATTAATTGTTCCATCTAATTCTAACATTAATTTATCAATACGAACTTGATCTAAAATTGATTTTCCAATTAATTCAGGAGCAATAATTTTATTAACATTTTGAACAGCTTTAAGCACTCCTTTCCCAAAAAAAATATTTTCTTTATTGTCACGTAATTCAAAGGCTTCATTTTTTCCTTTTGAAGCTCCAGATGGAATAGATGCACGTCCTAATATATTTTTATCTGTTATAACATCTACTTCTATTGTTGGATTTCCTCTTGAATCTAATATTTGTCTAGCTTGAATTTTTTTAATTTTACTCATTATTCATTGTTTTTTTTGTCGACTTTTTTTTTCGACTACGTCTTATAAATTTTATTGTTTTTTTAGATGTATAAATTTCATTAAAATCTACTAATTCAATGAAAGAAAGAGGTGCTTGATCTCCAAAACGAAATCCAGTTTTTATAATTCTAGTATATCCACCAGGACGGATACGTACTTTTTCAAAAATGTTATTAAATAATTCTGATACCGCTATTTTATCTCTTAAATATGAAAAAATATTTCTTCTTGAATGAGTCGTATTTATTTTTGATTTTGTTATAATAGGTTCTATATATTTTTTTAAAACTTTAGCTTTAGCTAAAGTAGTAAAAATTCTTTTTTTTTTAATTAAAGAAGAAGCTAAATTGGAAAGAATAGATTTACGATGTCCATATTTTCTTCCTAAAGGATTATTTTTTCTTCTATGATTCATTATATTTAAATTCTATTCTTTATTTAATTTATATTCTGATATATTCATTCCAAAATATAATTCTTTTTCTTTCATTTTACTTTCTAACTCCTCCAAAGATTTTTTTCCAAAATTTCTCATTTTTAACATATTACTTTTATTACAATTAACTAAATCTGCTATAGTTTTTATAAATGCAGTTTTTAAACAGTTTTTTGTTCGAACAGATAAATCCATATCACTTAATTTAGATTTTAATAATGTTCTCATTCGTAAAAAATCTTCATCATATTTTTTATTTTTTCTAATTTCTTCTTGTTTCTTTTTTCCTATTTTTTCATATGAAAAAATAGAAAAATATTGAATTAATATTTTGGAAGCTTCCATTAAAGCTATTTTTGGACAAATAGATCCATCTGTTTTTATTTCTAATGAAAGATTTTCAAAATCAGTTTTTTGTCCTACACGACAATTTTCTATTGTATATTTTACATTTTTAATAGGGGTATAAATAGAATCTATAGAAATAAATCCAATAATATCATTACTATTTTTTTTATTTTCTTCTGCAGGAAGATAACCTCTTCCTTCCTCAATTGTAAAACTTATTTCTAAAGGAACAGATTCATTTTTGTTGCAAATAATTAAATTTTTGTTTAAAATTTTAAATCCAGAAATGAATTTATTTAAAATTTCTCCTGTTACTTGTTTTTCATGATTAATAGAAACATTAACTGTTTCTTTATGAATTCCTGGAATTTTTCGTTTTAAACGAATTTTTTTAAAATTTAAAATTATTTCTGTAACATCTTCTACTACTCCTTCTATAGTAGAAAATTCATATTTTACTCCTTTAATTCTAATAGAAGTAACGGCAAATCCTTTTAAGGATCCTAATAATACTCTTCTTAACGCATTTCCCAATGTAATTCCATATCCAGGTTCTAATGGTTTTAAATGAAAAATTCCTTTATTATCTGAAAATTCAGACATTGCAATTCTATCAGGTTTTACAAAATCTAGAATAGCCATAATGAATATGTGTTTAAAATTAACTTCTATTTAGAATAAAGTTCAACAATTAATTGTTCTTTAATATTTTCAGGGATTTGTGTTCTTTTTGGAATAATTTTAAATATTCCAAACATATTTTTTTCATCCAAAATTAACCATTCTACCAATGGTAATCCCTTTTTTTTCTGCATAGAATCTAATATTAATGGATGTTTTTTAGATTTTTCTTTTATTCCTATTTTATCTCCTGGTTTTAATCTAAAAGATGGAATATTCACAATATAATCATTTACTACAATATGTCTATGAGAAACAATTTGACGTGCAGAAGAACGAGATGGAGCAAATTTTAATCTAAAAACTATATTATCAAGACGACTTTCACATGCTTGTAATAATAATTCACCTGTAATTCCTTTTTTTCTAGAAGCTTCAACAAATAATCTTTCAAATTGACGTTCTAATATACCATAAGTATACTTTGCTTTTTGTTTTTCTATTAATTGTATAAAATATTCTGAACGTTTTCCTCTTCTACGATTATTTCCATGTTGTCCAGATGGATATTTTCTTCTTTCAAAATACTTATCTTCTCCATAAATACATTCTCCAAATCTTCTAGAAATTTTAGTTTTTGGACCTATATATCTTGCCATATTATGTTAAAATATATTAAACTCTTCTCCTTTTAGGAGGACGACATCCATTATGAGGTAATGGAGTTATATCTTTAATTATTGTTACTACTATTCCAGAATTACTTAATGCTCGTATAGCTGCATCTCTACCTGATCCTGGACCTTTTACTTTTACTTCTACTTTTTTTATTCCTGCATCTAATCCTTTTTTTGCTACATTTTCTGCAGCCATTTGAGCAGCATATGGAGTATTTTTTTTAGATCCTTTAAAATTCATTTTTCCAGCAGAAGACCATGCTATTACTTCACCTTTTTTATTTGTTAAGGTAATAATAATATTATTAAAAGTAGATCTAATATGAGCTTCGCCCAAAGGATCTACAATAACTGATTTTTTTTTACTAGATAATTTTGCCATAAAGATTTTTATTTTGTAACTTTTTTCTTATTTGCTACAGTTTTTTTTCTTCCTTTTCTAGTTCTACAATTATTTTTTGTTTTTTGACCTCTTAATGGCAATCCTTTTCTATGTCTAGTTCCTATATAACAACCTATATCCATTAAACGTTTAATATTAAATTGAATTTCAGATCTTAGTTCTCCTTCAATTTTTATATAATTAGATATATATTTTCGTATCTTACTAAGATCATCATCAGACCATTCTTCTACTTTTTTATTTTCATCTATACCAACAAAGTGTAAAATATTTTTTGATAAACTTTTTCCTATTCCATATAAATAAGTAAGACCAATTACACCTCTTTTATATATTGGAAGATCTATTCCAGAAATTCTAACTGACATAAATAGAAACTAACCTTGTTTTTGTTTAAATCTAGGATTTTTTTTGTTAATAATGCGTAAACGTCCTTTTCTATTAACAATTTTACAATTTACAGTTCTTTTTTTTAAAGAAGCTCTTACTTTCATAATATATATATTTTTAATATCTATAAGTTATTCTTCCTCTTTCTAAATCATAAGAAGACATTTCTAATCTAACTTTATCTCCTGGTAATATTTTTATATAATGCATTCTCATCTTTCCAGATATATGAGCTTTAACAATACAACCATTTTCCAATTCAACACGAAACATTGCATTGGGAGATGATTCAATAATGGTTCCATCTACTTCAATATGCTTTTGTTTAGCCATATATGTTACAAATAATTATAAAATAATAATATACATATAAAAATTATAATTTAGTATATCTATTACTACGATTTTTCATTATCATTAATCCATCATAATGATAATTTAATAAATGAATGTTTACTTGTTGTGAAATGTCTAAAATAACTCCTACCACTATTAATAATGAAGTTCCACCATAAAATAATGAAAAATTTTGAGTAATACCAATTCTAAAAACTATAGATGGTAATATAGCTATGATAGATAATAAAATAGCACCAGGTAATGTAATTTTTGATAATATATTATCTATATATTCAGCAGTTTCTTTTCCAGGTTTAATTTTTGGAATATGTCCTCCATTTCTTTTCAAATCATCAGCCATTTGATTTACTGGAATAGTAATAGCAGTATAAAAAAAAGTAAAAATTATAACCAATATAGAAATAGTTAAATTATACCATAATCCATAAATATCTTGGAAAAGATGAAAAAAATTTTTTATTTTAATATTTTTTATATAATCAGAAAATGTTAATGGAAAAAGCATAATAGCTTGAGAAAATATAATTGGCATAACTCCCGCTGCAGTCATTTTTAATGGAATATATTGATGTTTTCTATGTCTCAATTGAGAATCTAATCCAAAAGATTTATAGTGAGAAACATATTGTATCGGAATTTTTCTAATAGCTTGAATAATTAAAATAGAAAATAAAATTACTAATAACCATAATAAAAATTCTAAAAATAAAATTATTAATCCTCCATTTCCAATTTCTAATTTACTAAAAATTTCCTTACTTATAGCACTTGGAAAACGAGCGATTATTCCGGACATAATAATTACAGAAATTCCATTTCCTATTCCTTTATCTGTAATTTTATCTCCCAACCACATTGTAAATAATGTACCAGAAGTTAGAATAATTATTCCTATAACCCAAAATATACTTTTACCATAAAAAGTATTTATATCAATTAAATAAGTAGTATTGGAAGATACTGAAGTAAATGGAATAAATTGTTGAGTTAAAGAAATAAGATATACAGGGGCTTGTATTAAGCATATTATTACTGTTAACCATCTTGTAATAAAACTAATTTGTTTTCTTCCACTTTCTCCATCTCTCTGTAATCTTTGTAAATAAGGAATAATAATACACATTAATTGTATTATAATAGAAGCAGATATGTAAGGCATAATGCCTAGAGCTAAAACAGAAGCACGATTAAAAGCTCCACCAGTAAAAGAAGATAAAATTTGCATTAATCCTTTAGATCCAGAATGAAATTTTTCCATAAAATCACTAATTCCTAAAGGATTAATTCCTGGAATAGGTATATAAGCACCAAAACGATATACTAATAATAAACTGAAAGTTATTATTATTTTTTTTTTTAATTCTTTGATGGTTAATATATTATGAATATTTTTTAAAAAAATATTCATAATATATTTTTATAAAAAAAAGCTTCTCCTCCTACTTTTTTAATAGAAAATAAAGCTTTTTTACTAAATTTATATGCATATATTTTTAATGGAGAACGAAGTTCTCCTCTACCTAAAATTTTGATTAAATCATTTTTTTTAATCAAATTATTTTTTAAAAAAATTTCTTTATTAAGAATATTTTCTTTTTTAATTCTTCCTTTATCAATATAATTTTGTATAATATCCAAATTAATTCCAATAATTTTTTTTTGTTTTTTTCTAAATCCAAATTTAGGACTTCTTCTTTGAATAGGCATTTGTCCACCTTCAAAACCTATTTTTTTAGAAAAACCAGATCGTGATTTTGCTCCTTTATGTCCTCTTCCACAAGTTCCTCCTTTTCCAGACCCTTGTCCTCTTCCTAATCTTAATTTTTTTTTTCTAGATCCATTATTTGGAGATAGTTCTCCTATTTTTATAAAATTTTTATCCATTATAAACTTCATTAATACTAATTCCTCTTTGTTTTGCTATGATATAAACATCTCTCATTTTGCTTAAAGCTTTAATAGTAGCTTTAATAACATTATGATGATTAGAAGATCCTTTTGATTTTGATAAAACATTTCTTAATCCTACAGCTTCAAGAACAGCTCTTAAAGGACCTCCAGCTATAATTCCAGTACCATTGGAAGCTGGACGAATAAGAATATGTGCTCCTCCATATTTTGCTTCTTGTTCATGAGGAATAGTCCCATTAGAAATACATACTTTACAAATATTTCTTTTAGCTTGTTCTCCTGCTTTATGAATAGCATCTGGTGCTTCTTTAGATTTTCCAAAACCATAACCTACTATTCCATTTTCATTTCCTTTTATTACGATAGCACTAAAACTAAAATACCTTCTTCCTTTGGTTACTTTGCAAACTCTTGTAACACCAACTAATTTTTCTTTTAATTCTAATCCAGTATATTTTATTTTTTTTTCTTTATCAAACATTACTTTTATCTAAAATTTCAATCCAACTTTTCTAATTCCATCAGCTAATGATTTTATTCTACCATGATATAAATATCTACCTTTATCAAATACTAATTTTTTTATTTTTAATTTTTTGGCTCTATTCCCTAATAATTCTCCTACTTCACTAGATAATTCCATTTTTGTTTTTTTATATTTATGAAATATTTTTTCTTTTGAAGAGGAATAAGTTAAAGTTTTTCTAGATATATCATCAATAATTTGTGCATATATTCCTTTATTACTTCTAAAAACAGAAATTCTAAGTCTATTTGGTTCTCCAAAAATTTTTTTCAATCTTTTTTTTTTCATAGTAAAAATTATTTATGCCGATTTTCCTGTTTTTCTACGAACTTCTTCTTTAAAATATCTTACCCCTTTACCTTTATAAGGTTCTGGAGATCTTAAAGATCTAATTTTAGCTGCTATAATTCCCAAAAGTTGTTTATCATGAGATTTTAAAATAATTATAACATTTTTTCCTTTTTCTGATTGTATAGTTATATTAACTTCTTCAGGAAGTTGCATCATAATATTATGAGAAAATCCCAAATTTAGATCCAAAATATTTCCTTCGTAAGAAGCTCTATATCCAATTCCTACTAATTCTAATTTTTTTAAAAATCCATGAGAAACTCCTATAATCATATTATTAATCAAAACACGATATAACCCATGTAAAGATTTACTTTTTTTATCTTTTTTATTTCTAACAATTAACAATTTATTTTCTTTTAAAATAAATTGCAATTTATTAGAAATTTTTAAATTTAAAAATCCCAAATTCCCTTTTACTAATATTTTATTTTCAATTATTTTAACATCCACATTTTCAGGAATAAAAATAGATTTTTTTCCAATTCTAGACATAGAAAAAATTATTTATTAATAGACATAACATAAAATTTCCCCTCCTATTTTTTTTTTTCTAGCTTGTTTATCCGTTATAACACCATTAGAAGTAGAAATAATAGCAATACCTAATCCATTTAATACACGAGGTATGTTTTTATATTTACAATATTTTCTTAATCCTGGTTTACTTATTCTAGTTATTTTTTGAATAACAGAAATTTCTTTTTTATAATATTTTAAAGCTATTTTAATTATTTTTTTTTTAGTTTCTATTTTATATCCTAAAATATATCCATTATTTAATAAAACATTAGCAATTTCTTTTCTTATTTTAGAATAAGAAGCTTCCAAAAGTTTATGCTTTACTAAGCAAGAATTTCTAATTTTAGTTAAAAAATCAGCAATTGTATCCATATAAAATTTATAATTTTTACCAACTAGCTTTTTTTACTCCAGGAATGAGTCCTTGAGAAACTAAACTTCTAAAAATAATTCTAGAAACTCCAAATTTACGCATATATCCTCTACATCTTCCAGTAATAGAACATCTATTTCTTAAACGAACAGGAGATGCATCTCTAGGTAATTTTTGTAGCAATTCATAATCTCCTGATTTTTTAAGTATTTTTCTTTTATTTGCATATTTAAGAACTATTTTTTCTCTCTTTTTTTGTCTTGCTTTAACTGATTCTTTAGCCATTTTTATTTATTTTTTTTTAAAAGGAATTCCAAAAAAAGATAAAAGTTTTTTAGCTTCCCTATCACTTTTAGCAGAAGTAACAAATGTTATATTCATTCCCATATTCTTTTTTATTTTATCAATATTTACTTCAGGATAAATTAATTGTTCTACTATCCCCATATTATAATTTCCACAACCATCAAAACTATTTTCTTTCAAACCATTAAAATCTCTTACTCTAGGTAAGGATACAACAATAAGTCTTTCCAAGAATTCAAACATTTTTATTCTACGTAAAGTAACTTTAACTCCTATAGGCATTCCTTTTCTCAACTTAAATCCAGATTCATCATGTTTAGAATAACAAAAAATAGCTTTTTGTCCTGTAATATCTGTTATTTCTTTTATAGAAAAATCTATAATTTTTTTATCTAAAACAGATATTCCAATTCCTTGATGAATTACTATTTTTTTTAATTTAGGAACCTCCATTACAGAATGATATCCAAATTCTTTTATTAAATCTGAAACTATTTTTTTTTTATAAAATTTTTGTAATCTAGGTTCGTAAATCATTTTTCTTTTTCTTTAACTTTTTTTAAGTTAGATATATGAATAGGAGCTTCTTTTTTTAGTATACCTCCTTTAGGATTTTTTACATTTGGTTTAGTATGTCTTTTAACAATATTATATCCACGAACAATAGCTTTATTTTTTTTAGGAAAAATTTTTATGACGACTCCTTCATTTCCTTTATAATTTCCAGATAAAATCAATACTTTATCTTCTTTTTTGATCATATTATTTTTTTTTACAAAACTTCTTGTGCCAAAGATATAATTTTCATATACTCTTTTTCTCTCAATTCTCTAGCTACTGGCCCAAATACTCTTGTTCCTATCATTTCTCCAGCTGTATTTATTAATACACAAGCATTATCATCAAAACTTATATAAGAACCATCTTTTCTTTTTGTCCTATTTTTTATTCTAATTACCACCGCTTTATATATTTGACCTTTTTTAACAGTATTTCCACCAGATACAGCCATTTTAACAGTAACAACTATAGAATCTCCTAATGAAGCATATCTTTTTTTAGTTCCACCTAAAACTCTAATTACCAAAACCTCTTTAGCACCTGTATTGTCTGAAACTTTACATATAGATTCTTGTTGTAACATAATTATTTAGATTTTTCTAAAATAGAAATTAATCTCCAACATTTTTTTTTACTCATAGGACGAGTTTCCATTATACTTACTTTATCTCCATTTT of the Blattabacterium cuenoti genome contains:
- the rplF gene encoding 50S ribosomal protein L6, with the translated sequence MSRIGKKSIFIPENVDVKIIENKILVKGNLGFLNLKISNKLQFILKENKLLIVRNKKDKKSKSLHGLYRVLINNMIIGVSHGFLKKLELVGIGYRASYEGNILDLNLGFSHNIMMQLPEEVNITIQSEKGKNVIIILKSHDKQLLGIIAAKIRSLRSPEPYKGKGVRYFKEEVRRKTGKSA
- the rpsH gene encoding 30S ribosomal protein S8, with the translated sequence MDTIADFLTKIRNSCLVKHKLLEASYSKIRKEIANVLLNNGYILGYKIETKKKIIKIALKYYKKEISVIQKITRISKPGLRKYCKYKNIPRVLNGLGIAIISTSNGVITDKQARKKKIGGEILCYVY
- the rpsN gene encoding 30S ribosomal protein S14 encodes the protein MAKESVKARQKKREKIVLKYANKRKILKKSGDYELLQKLPRDASPVRLRNRCSITGRCRGYMRKFGVSRIIFRSLVSQGLIPGVKKASW
- the rplE gene encoding 50S ribosomal protein L5 yields the protein MIYEPRLQKFYKKKIVSDLIKEFGYHSVMEVPKLKKIVIHQGIGISVLDKKIIDFSIKEITDITGQKAIFCYSKHDESGFKLRKGMPIGVKVTLRRIKMFEFLERLIVVSLPRVRDFNGLKENSFDGCGNYNMGIVEQLIYPEVNIDKIKKNMGMNITFVTSAKSDREAKKLLSFFGIPFKKK
- the rplX gene encoding 50S ribosomal protein L24, with the protein product MIKKEDKVLILSGNYKGNEGVVIKIFPKKNKAIVRGYNIVKRHTKPNVKNPKGGILKKEAPIHISNLKKVKEKEK
- the rplN gene encoding 50S ribosomal protein L14; amino-acid sequence: MLQQESICKVSDNTGAKEVLVIRVLGGTKKRYASLGDSIVVTVKMAVSGGNTVKKGQIYKAVVIRIKNRTKRKDGSYISFDDNACVLINTAGEMIGTRVFGPVARELREKEYMKIISLAQEVL